From Etheostoma cragini isolate CJK2018 chromosome 1, CSU_Ecrag_1.0, whole genome shotgun sequence, a single genomic window includes:
- the tp53bp1 gene encoding TP53-binding protein 1 isoform X10 — MDPGGSELDSSLPQPENPCLIVEDSQPDSVALEDDPESSYRALLARRLSSLQPTSRSPVLELISSPLGSRLSQTDSLSESSQSNNQAETGILLADNSSSAFQEESQVLNICPPANKRKCAAEDPNMDSGADSTTHCIQSEEGTSQFGFLELSQSQDLRGEVINSQQEEEEDIVLQPDSETRTKLAEQNISCRTSESQDNKAVRSEVSSSSSLEPPGPSGRQLSVQALLHSQAPGEQGEQDCEILSSQEDMFDADKTGAAVDSTVSEPEQQAHPTSTPAHTLRLLHLSGQGTLVQESLSQSSVDYVAPTQDNFTHTPLIVPNSPTGPENEHGADEAMDTSLPPEDRAGEKEEPMETEADSKPHPSASTPLSQNSPGFVLERALAIPSQPEFSHDVFVPTQSQEAPQQSDKKMTSLPRETQSQQLESAAFTLPLQLSMNTQSSSPAQKELIEEDSQATQIEELEEPPAVDTSDSVVSHQRSESNGVSSESQTATSSKASAFAKSPKHRSECATKEPSNLSQQSDVHKKTSWNVQDVNVKDRKSDNKEACSADAVSCSQPKFDPSDLTVNSCVQETPPDTTPCSLSSQSMISITSVVDVVKGSVDLRKEGGTAKSPSVKSFSQKCGTGGNSQTVKDVMDEPVQGEVEEEVVMEEGESAFGGGASGMALALSQSQLLSPEPVERESGDRGEDSVIVVTDSEGDSQVLQKDVSSQSKTNSSQPIGGNVSISTNGHESQAQAKKVHPAPDRFSQTERVGPEPEGLKDKSLSDSSGEISFHFTLPKEGELIGPAVGATPPLISQLKQTLRHSTPIEISSFSEKSGVVGDVSADGAMAASDIVSGESGDDTTEKGDGKLSLRMKLVTPVEEGSSERFSLQKPALSEEDESVVKVTTVAKAVTSPSVFSRVRQVHRQQEPREDSQAGGNTTPVREELFASPQSSSQASSLGCNSLPNSQSEPSQQEALAAPQESLKDPPGPTEQSGDKQGPPQAPEPPTPNRTDGSQRALQQTIASSPSNKLRQRTVSQQTSFDTPGLRSPAGRGEPESPSFRRTAAPAHRRHVRTIQEVRTTVTRVITDVYYEDGKEVERKVTEETEEPVVDCQVLDGDISPCRTGSSSLTSGDLADISSLSSKASSLQHSSGGTSSSGFTRPDFIMPPSRGAVSFSPRRGGGQQQRGHRGQRAGSVVTMHRGDSTLGSRAFVPLIPRGRARRGRPPSRSSMSRGGGVGSQQRLGAHGQPQSSSEDELYTRMLPPRLPVSPTDAELPSHSDSLRSSPEEASSARSSFVGLRVVAKWSSNGCFYSGRIMKDIGEGRFRLRFDDGYECEVAGKDILLCDPIPLETEVTALLEDEYFSIGVVRGHKTEGQELFYSVEKDGQTQWYNRTAIILSLEQGNKLREQHSLGPYEPSTTLSKASDISLDNLVEGKRRRRGGPEGQNTPNRSSSSSPRTPGPSGKRKLMASEDNRTPAKRGRRGSGVKAAQRAGLCNTSGSGTDLPAQSCDVGDTHGPLPQNTTLFMGFAFMLTTSSEIDRLTNKHSSDDEEDYVQTGPYNKAYTESQLQAGGGFVLPDFNEEQCKAAYQSLLIADQHCRTRKYLLCLASGVPCVSHIWVRDCCKENKLLNYRNYLLPAGVGPDETIVEWHPRCSPFKALRVLLVFEKPVELWAQLITLGGGSSIRQFQTDKDGLDIPAGKYDVVVTDRACPPLVEKNVTSQKVPLVSPEWLIQSVIRGERLGFHSKPQYRHDYSSSTASS, encoded by the exons ATGGATCCCGGTGGAAGTGAACTGGACTCCAGCCTGCCTCAGCCCGAGAACCCGTGTCTGATCGTGGAGGACTCCCAGCCGGACAGTGTTGCTCTGGAGGACGACCCCGAAAGCAGCTACCGAGCTCTGCTGGCCCGGCGCCTGTCCAGCCTGCAGCCCACCTCCCGCAGTCCGGTTCTG GAACTGATATCTTCCCCGTTAGGAAGCAGATTATCTCAGACTGATAGCCTATCAGAGAGCTCCCAGAGTAACAACCAAGCTGAAACAG GCATTCTCCTGGCGGATAACTCCAGTTCTGCATTCCAGGAGGAAAGTCAAGTTCTAAACATTTGCCCTCCAGCCAACAAGAGAAA GTGTGCAGCAGAGGACCCTAATATGGATTCTGGAGCTGATTCTACCACACACTGCATTCAGTCTGAGG AGGGAACCTCTCAGTTTGGTTTTCTCGAGCTTTCTCAGAGTCAGGATCTGCGAGGTGAAGTGATCAACAGTcagcaggaagaagaagaagacatcgTACTGCAGCCAGACAGCGAAACACGCACCAAATTAG CAGAGCAGAACATCAGCTGCAGGACTTCAGAGAGTCAGGACAACAAAGCAGTGAG ATCTGAGGTGAGCTCCAGCAGCTCGTTGGAGCCTCCGGGTCCGTCAGGGAGGCAGCTGAGCGTCCAGGCTCTTCTGCACTCTCAGGCCCCTGGTGAGCAGGGCGAGCAGGACTGTGAGATCCTGTCCTCGCAGGAGGACATGTTCGACGCTGACAAGACAG GTGCTGCGGTGGACAGCACAGTGTCTGAGCCGGAGCAGCAGGCTCACCCCACTTCGACACCGGCCCACACCCTGCGACTGCTGCATCTGTCTGGACAGGGAACACTAGTGCAGGAAAGCCTGTCCCA GAGCTCTGTTGACTATGTTGCCCCCACCCAAGACAACTTCACCCACACCCCTTTAATTGTTCCCAATTCACCAACTGGACCAGAGAATGAACACG GTGCTGATGAAGCGATGGATACTTCACTGCCCCCAGAAGACCGAGCCGGAGAAAAGGAAGAGCCAATGGAAACGGAGGCAGACTCCAAGCCACACCCGTCCGCCTCAACTCCTCTATCCCAGAATTCCCCTGGATTTGTGTTGGAGCGAGCTCTCGCTATACCCTCCCAGCCAGAGTTCTctcat gATGTGTTTGTCCCAACGCAGAGCCAAGAGGCACCACAACAGTCAGATAAGAAGATGACATCATTGCCTCGCGAGACACAGTCTCAACAGCTGGAGTCAGCTGCTTTCACTTTGCCTTTGCAGCTCTCTATGAACACACAGAGCAGTAGCCCAGCCCAGAAGGAACTCATTGAGGAGGACAGCCAGGCCACTCAGATCGAGGAACTGGAGGAGCCGCCCGCTGTCGACACCAGCGACTCCGTGGTTTCACACCAGAGGAGCGAGAGCAACGGCGTCTCTTCAGAGTCACAAACCGCCACCAGTTCTAAAGCTTCCGCCTTTGCTAAATCACCAAAGCATCGCAGTGAATGTGCCACGAAGGAGCCGTCCAATCTGTCGCAGCAGTCTGACGTGCACAAAAAGACCTCTTGGAATGTGCAAGATGTGAATGTAAAAGACCGTAAGAGTGACAACAAAGAGGCGTGCTCTGCTGACGCAGTGTCCTGCTCTCAACCAAAGTTTGATCCCTCCGATCTGACTGTTAACAGCTGTGTCCAGGAGACCCCCCCAGACACTACACCATGCAGTTTGTCCTCGCAGTCTATGATCTCTATCACATCTGTTGTGGATGTGGTGAAGGGTTCTGTAGACttgaggaaggaaggaggaactGCAAAGAGTCCTTCCGTAAAATCGTTTTCACAAAAGTGTGGAACGGGTGGCAACAGTCAAACTGTCAAAGACGTGATGGATGAGCCTGTGCAGGGCGAGGTCGAAGAGGAGGTAGtgatggaggagggggagagcgCATTTGGAGGCGGGGCCTCAGGAATGGCTCTGGCCCTCTCGCAGAGCCAGCTGTTGTCTCCTGAGCCCGTGGAGCGGGAGAGCGGCGACAGAGGAGAGGACAGTGTCATCGTCGTTACAGACAGCGAGGGAGACTCCCAGGTTCTTCAGAAAGACGTGTCATCACAATCAAAAACCAACAGTTCCCAGCCAATCGGAGGCAACGTGTCCATCTCCACTAACGGCCACGAGTCCCAGGCGCAGGCGAAAAAGGTGCACCCGGCTCCTGATAGGTTCTCCCAGACTGAGAGGGTGGGGCCTGAACCAGAGGGTCTCAAAGACAAGAGCCTGAGTGATAGCTCGGGAG AAATTTCCTTCCACTTCACACTTCCTAAAGAAGGGGAGCTGATTGGTCCTGCTGTCGGGGCCACGCCCCCTCTAATCAGCCAGCTGAAGCAGACGTTGAGACACAGCACTCCCATCG agATCAGTTCCTTTTCTGAAAAGTCAGGCGTGGTGGGGGATGTCTCCGCAGACGGGGCAATGGCAGCCAGTGACATTGTGTCAGGGGAAAGCGGGGATGACACGACGGAAAAGGGAGACGGGAAGCTGAGTTTGAGGATGAAGCTGGTGACCCCCGTCGAAGAGGGCAGCTCGGAGCGGTTCAGCCTGCAGA AGCCAGCACTATCAGAAGAGGATGAATCTGTTGTCAAGGTTACCACTGTTGCCAAGGCTGTTACCAG CCCGTCAGTGTTCAGTCGTGTCAGACAGGTGCACAGACAGCAGGAGCCAAGGGAGGACAGCCAGGCTGGAGGCAACACCACACCGGTCAG AGAGGAGCTGTTTGCCTCGCCACAGAGTAGCTCCCAGGCGTCCTCGCTGGGATGCAACAGCCTCCcgaacagccaatcagagccttCACAACAGGAAGCGTTGGCAGCACCGCAGGAGAGCCTTAAGGATCCTCCCGGCCCTACCGAGCAGTCTGGGGATAAGCAAGGACCCCCTCAAGCTCCAGAGCCACCCACCCCGAACAGGACCGATGGCAGTCAGAGGGCTCTTCAGCAGACCATCGCCTCTAGTCCGTCCAACAAG CTCCGTCAGCGGACAGTCTCCCAGCAGACCAGCTTCGATACACCGGGGCTCCGCTCCCCAGCTGGCAGG GGTGAACCAGAGTCTCCGTCCTTTAGAAGAACCGCAGCCCCCGCCCACCGCAGACACGTGCGCACCATCCAGGAAGTACGAACCACCGTCACACGGGTCATCACAGACGTGTATTATGAGGACGGCAAAGAGGTGGAACGCAAAGTCACCGAG GAGACGGAGGAGCCAGTGGTGGACTGCCAGGTGTTGGACGGCGACATCTCCCCGTGCCGCACAGGCAGCAGCTCTTTGACCTCTGGTGACTTGGCTGACATCAGCTCTCTGTCGTCCAAGGCCTCCAGCCTGCAGCACAGCTCCGGAGGAACCAGCAGCAGCGGCTTCACCAGGCCGGATTTCATCATGCCGCCCAGTCGAGGGGCCGTATCCTTCAG tccCAGGAGGGGAGGCGGGCAGCAACAGAGGGGTCACAGGGGTCAAAGGGCAGGGTCAGTGGTCACAATGCACAGAGGTGACAGCACCCTGGGGTCCCGGGCCTTCGTCCCGCTGATCCCCAGAGGAAGGGCTAGAAGGGGCCGGCCCCCATCCCGGTCCTCCATGTCAAG GGGAGGGGGTGTTGGCTCGCAGCAGAGGCTCGGTGCTCACGGCCAGCCACAGTCCTCCTCAGAGGATGAGCTGTACACCCGCATGCTCCCCCCGCGCCTCCCCGTAAGCCCCACAGACGCCGAGCTGCCCAGCCACTCCGACTCCCTCAGGTCATCGCCGGAGGAGGCCAGCTCGGCCAGAAGCAGCTTCGTCGGCCTGCGGGTGGTAGCCAAGTGGTCGTCCAACGGCTGCTTCTACTCCGGCCGCATCATGAAGGACATCGGGGAGGGGAGATTCCGCCTGCGGTTTGATGACGGCTACGAGTGCGAGGTGGCGGGGAAGGATATCCTGCTGTGTGATCCCATCCCCCTGGAGACGGAGGTCACCGCTCTGCTGGAGGACGAGTACTTCAGCATAG gtgttgTTAGGGGCCATAAAACAGAGGGGCAGGAGCTGTTCTACAGTGTGGAGAAGGATGGACAGACGCAGTGGTACAACAGGACCGCCATCATCCTGTCTCTGGAGCAGGGAAACAAGCTGAGAGAGCAGCACAGCCTCGGGCCCTACGAGCCCTCCACTACCCTGAGCAAAGCCTCCGACATCAGCCTCG ATAACCTGGTGGAGGGGAAGAGGAGGCGCAGAGGAGGCCCCGAGGGTCAGAACACTCCCAACCGCAGCTCCTCCAGCAGCCCCCGAACCCCCGGCCCCTCTGGCAAGAGGAAGCTGATGGCCtccgaggacaacaggacgcCGGCCAAGAGAGGCCGCAGGGGCTCTGGGGTCAAAGCCG CTCAGCGGGCCGGGCTGTGTAACACCTCTGGCAGCGGCACAGACCTCCCCGCTCAGTCGTGTGACGTGGGGGATACTCACGGCCCGCTGCCCCAGAACACGACTCTCTTCATGGGCTTCGCCTTCATGCTGACGACCTCGTCTGAGATCGACCGGCTGACCAACAAGCACAGCAGCGATGACGAGGAAG ATTATGTGCAGACAGGTCCATATAACAAAGCATACACAGAGTCCCAGCTGCAGGCAGGTGGAGGCTTTGTCCTGCCAGACTTCAATGAAGAACAA TGTAAGGCAGCTTACCAGAGCCTGCTCATTGCAGACCAGCACTGTCGTACGAGGAAGTACTTGCTGTGTTTGGCCAGCGGCGTGCCGTGTGTGTCGCACATCTGGGTGCGAGACTGCTGCAAAGAGAACAAGCTGCTCAACTACAGGAACTATTTATTGCCTGCCGGTGTAGGACCAGACGAGACCATAGTAGAATG GCATCCACGCTGCAGCCCGTTCAAAGCTCTGCGGGTCCTTCTGGTGTTTGAGAAGCCAGTGGAGCTTTGGGCACAGCTGATAACCTTGGGTGGAGGTTCTTCTATTCGACAGTTCCAGACAGACAAAGATGGCTTAG ACATTCCAGCGGGCAAGTATGATGTTGTGGTGACAGACCGTGCCTGTCCGCCATTGGTAGAGAAAAACGTGACATCGCAGAAAGTCCCACTGGTGTCTCCTGAGTGGCTCATCCAGAGTGTTATCCGTGGGGAGCGCCTGGGTTTCCATAGCAAGCCTCAGTATCGCCACGACTACTCCTCCTCCACCGCCTCCTCATAA
- the tp53bp1 gene encoding TP53-binding protein 1 isoform X11, producing MDPGGSELDSSLPQPENPCLIVEDSQPDSVALEDDPESSYRALLARRLSSLQPTSRSPVLELISSPLGSRLSQTDSLSESSQSNNQAETGILLADNSSSAFQEESQVLNICPPANKRKCAAEDPNMDSGADSTTHCIQSEEGTSQFGFLELSQSQDLRGEVINSQQEEEEDIVLQPDSETRTKLAEQNISCRTSESQDNKAVRSEVSSSSSLEPPGPSGRQLSVQALLHSQAPGEQGEQDCEILSSQEDMFDADKTGAAVDSTVSEPEQQAHPTSTPAHTLRLLHLSGQGTLVQESLSQSSVDYVAPTQDNFTHTPLIVPNSPTGPENEHGADEAMDTSLPPEDRAGEKEEPMETEADSKPHPSASTPLSQNSPGFVLERALAIPSQPEFSHDVFVPTQSQEAPQQSDKKMTSLPRETQSQQLESAAFTLPLQLSMNTQSSSPAQKELIEEDSQATQIEELEEPPAVDTSDSVVSHQRSESNGVSSESQTATSSKASAFAKSPKHRSECATKEPSNLSQQSDVHKKTSWNVQDVNVKDRKSDNKEACSADAVSCSQPKFDPSDLTVNSCVQETPPDTTPCSLSSQSMISITSVVDVVKGSVDLRKEGGTAKSPSVKSFSQKCGTGGNSQTVKDVMDEPVQGEVEEEVVMEEGESAFGGGASGMALALSQSQLLSPEPVERESGDRGEDSVIVVTDSEGDSQVLQKDVSSQSKTNSSQPIGGNVSISTNGHESQAQAKKVHPAPDRFSQTERVGPEPEGLKDKSLSDSSGEISFHFTLPKEGELIGPAVGATPPLISQLKQTLRHSTPIEISSFSEKSGVVGDVSADGAMAASDIVSGESGDDTTEKGDGKLSLRMKLVTPVEEGSSERFSLQKPALSEEDESVVKVTTVAKAVTSPSVFSRVRQVHRQQEPREDSQAGGNTTPVREELFASPQSSSQASSLGCNSLPNSQSEPSQQEALAAPQESLKDPPGPTEQSGDKQGPPQAPEPPTPNRTDGSQRALQQTIASSPSNKLRQRTVSQQTSFDTPGLRSPAGRGEPESPSFRRTAAPAHRRHVRTIQEVRTTVTRVITDVYYEDGKEVERKVTEETEEPVVDCQVLDGDISPCRTGSSSLTSGDLADISSLSSKASSLQHSSGGTSSSGFTRPDFIMPPSRGAVSFRGGGVGSQQRLGAHGQPQSSSEDELYTRMLPPRLPVSPTDAELPSHSDSLRSSPEEASSARSSFVGLRVVAKWSSNGCFYSGRIMKDIGEGRFRLRFDDGYECEVAGKDILLCDPIPLETEVTALLEDEYFSIGVVRGHKTEGQELFYSVEKDGQTQWYNRTAIILSLEQGNKLREQHSLGPYEPSTTLSKASDISLDNLVEGKRRRRGGPEGQNTPNRSSSSSPRTPGPSGKRKLMASEDNRTPAKRGRRGSGVKAAQRAGLCNTSGSGTDLPAQSCDVGDTHGPLPQNTTLFMGFAFMLTTSSEIDRLTNKHSSDDEEDYVQTGPYNKAYTESQLQAGGGFVLPDFNEEQCKAAYQSLLIADQHCRTRKYLLCLASGVPCVSHIWVRDCCKENKLLNYRNYLLPAGVGPDETIVEWHPRCSPFKALRVLLVFEKPVELWAQLITLGGGSSIRQFQTDKDGLDIPAGKYDVVVTDRACPPLVEKNVTSQKVPLVSPEWLIQSVIRGERLGFHSKPQYRHDYSSSTASS from the exons ATGGATCCCGGTGGAAGTGAACTGGACTCCAGCCTGCCTCAGCCCGAGAACCCGTGTCTGATCGTGGAGGACTCCCAGCCGGACAGTGTTGCTCTGGAGGACGACCCCGAAAGCAGCTACCGAGCTCTGCTGGCCCGGCGCCTGTCCAGCCTGCAGCCCACCTCCCGCAGTCCGGTTCTG GAACTGATATCTTCCCCGTTAGGAAGCAGATTATCTCAGACTGATAGCCTATCAGAGAGCTCCCAGAGTAACAACCAAGCTGAAACAG GCATTCTCCTGGCGGATAACTCCAGTTCTGCATTCCAGGAGGAAAGTCAAGTTCTAAACATTTGCCCTCCAGCCAACAAGAGAAA GTGTGCAGCAGAGGACCCTAATATGGATTCTGGAGCTGATTCTACCACACACTGCATTCAGTCTGAGG AGGGAACCTCTCAGTTTGGTTTTCTCGAGCTTTCTCAGAGTCAGGATCTGCGAGGTGAAGTGATCAACAGTcagcaggaagaagaagaagacatcgTACTGCAGCCAGACAGCGAAACACGCACCAAATTAG CAGAGCAGAACATCAGCTGCAGGACTTCAGAGAGTCAGGACAACAAAGCAGTGAG ATCTGAGGTGAGCTCCAGCAGCTCGTTGGAGCCTCCGGGTCCGTCAGGGAGGCAGCTGAGCGTCCAGGCTCTTCTGCACTCTCAGGCCCCTGGTGAGCAGGGCGAGCAGGACTGTGAGATCCTGTCCTCGCAGGAGGACATGTTCGACGCTGACAAGACAG GTGCTGCGGTGGACAGCACAGTGTCTGAGCCGGAGCAGCAGGCTCACCCCACTTCGACACCGGCCCACACCCTGCGACTGCTGCATCTGTCTGGACAGGGAACACTAGTGCAGGAAAGCCTGTCCCA GAGCTCTGTTGACTATGTTGCCCCCACCCAAGACAACTTCACCCACACCCCTTTAATTGTTCCCAATTCACCAACTGGACCAGAGAATGAACACG GTGCTGATGAAGCGATGGATACTTCACTGCCCCCAGAAGACCGAGCCGGAGAAAAGGAAGAGCCAATGGAAACGGAGGCAGACTCCAAGCCACACCCGTCCGCCTCAACTCCTCTATCCCAGAATTCCCCTGGATTTGTGTTGGAGCGAGCTCTCGCTATACCCTCCCAGCCAGAGTTCTctcat gATGTGTTTGTCCCAACGCAGAGCCAAGAGGCACCACAACAGTCAGATAAGAAGATGACATCATTGCCTCGCGAGACACAGTCTCAACAGCTGGAGTCAGCTGCTTTCACTTTGCCTTTGCAGCTCTCTATGAACACACAGAGCAGTAGCCCAGCCCAGAAGGAACTCATTGAGGAGGACAGCCAGGCCACTCAGATCGAGGAACTGGAGGAGCCGCCCGCTGTCGACACCAGCGACTCCGTGGTTTCACACCAGAGGAGCGAGAGCAACGGCGTCTCTTCAGAGTCACAAACCGCCACCAGTTCTAAAGCTTCCGCCTTTGCTAAATCACCAAAGCATCGCAGTGAATGTGCCACGAAGGAGCCGTCCAATCTGTCGCAGCAGTCTGACGTGCACAAAAAGACCTCTTGGAATGTGCAAGATGTGAATGTAAAAGACCGTAAGAGTGACAACAAAGAGGCGTGCTCTGCTGACGCAGTGTCCTGCTCTCAACCAAAGTTTGATCCCTCCGATCTGACTGTTAACAGCTGTGTCCAGGAGACCCCCCCAGACACTACACCATGCAGTTTGTCCTCGCAGTCTATGATCTCTATCACATCTGTTGTGGATGTGGTGAAGGGTTCTGTAGACttgaggaaggaaggaggaactGCAAAGAGTCCTTCCGTAAAATCGTTTTCACAAAAGTGTGGAACGGGTGGCAACAGTCAAACTGTCAAAGACGTGATGGATGAGCCTGTGCAGGGCGAGGTCGAAGAGGAGGTAGtgatggaggagggggagagcgCATTTGGAGGCGGGGCCTCAGGAATGGCTCTGGCCCTCTCGCAGAGCCAGCTGTTGTCTCCTGAGCCCGTGGAGCGGGAGAGCGGCGACAGAGGAGAGGACAGTGTCATCGTCGTTACAGACAGCGAGGGAGACTCCCAGGTTCTTCAGAAAGACGTGTCATCACAATCAAAAACCAACAGTTCCCAGCCAATCGGAGGCAACGTGTCCATCTCCACTAACGGCCACGAGTCCCAGGCGCAGGCGAAAAAGGTGCACCCGGCTCCTGATAGGTTCTCCCAGACTGAGAGGGTGGGGCCTGAACCAGAGGGTCTCAAAGACAAGAGCCTGAGTGATAGCTCGGGAG AAATTTCCTTCCACTTCACACTTCCTAAAGAAGGGGAGCTGATTGGTCCTGCTGTCGGGGCCACGCCCCCTCTAATCAGCCAGCTGAAGCAGACGTTGAGACACAGCACTCCCATCG agATCAGTTCCTTTTCTGAAAAGTCAGGCGTGGTGGGGGATGTCTCCGCAGACGGGGCAATGGCAGCCAGTGACATTGTGTCAGGGGAAAGCGGGGATGACACGACGGAAAAGGGAGACGGGAAGCTGAGTTTGAGGATGAAGCTGGTGACCCCCGTCGAAGAGGGCAGCTCGGAGCGGTTCAGCCTGCAGA AGCCAGCACTATCAGAAGAGGATGAATCTGTTGTCAAGGTTACCACTGTTGCCAAGGCTGTTACCAG CCCGTCAGTGTTCAGTCGTGTCAGACAGGTGCACAGACAGCAGGAGCCAAGGGAGGACAGCCAGGCTGGAGGCAACACCACACCGGTCAG AGAGGAGCTGTTTGCCTCGCCACAGAGTAGCTCCCAGGCGTCCTCGCTGGGATGCAACAGCCTCCcgaacagccaatcagagccttCACAACAGGAAGCGTTGGCAGCACCGCAGGAGAGCCTTAAGGATCCTCCCGGCCCTACCGAGCAGTCTGGGGATAAGCAAGGACCCCCTCAAGCTCCAGAGCCACCCACCCCGAACAGGACCGATGGCAGTCAGAGGGCTCTTCAGCAGACCATCGCCTCTAGTCCGTCCAACAAG CTCCGTCAGCGGACAGTCTCCCAGCAGACCAGCTTCGATACACCGGGGCTCCGCTCCCCAGCTGGCAGG GGTGAACCAGAGTCTCCGTCCTTTAGAAGAACCGCAGCCCCCGCCCACCGCAGACACGTGCGCACCATCCAGGAAGTACGAACCACCGTCACACGGGTCATCACAGACGTGTATTATGAGGACGGCAAAGAGGTGGAACGCAAAGTCACCGAG GAGACGGAGGAGCCAGTGGTGGACTGCCAGGTGTTGGACGGCGACATCTCCCCGTGCCGCACAGGCAGCAGCTCTTTGACCTCTGGTGACTTGGCTGACATCAGCTCTCTGTCGTCCAAGGCCTCCAGCCTGCAGCACAGCTCCGGAGGAACCAGCAGCAGCGGCTTCACCAGGCCGGATTTCATCATGCCGCCCAGTCGAGGGGCCGTATCCTTCAG GGGAGGGGGTGTTGGCTCGCAGCAGAGGCTCGGTGCTCACGGCCAGCCACAGTCCTCCTCAGAGGATGAGCTGTACACCCGCATGCTCCCCCCGCGCCTCCCCGTAAGCCCCACAGACGCCGAGCTGCCCAGCCACTCCGACTCCCTCAGGTCATCGCCGGAGGAGGCCAGCTCGGCCAGAAGCAGCTTCGTCGGCCTGCGGGTGGTAGCCAAGTGGTCGTCCAACGGCTGCTTCTACTCCGGCCGCATCATGAAGGACATCGGGGAGGGGAGATTCCGCCTGCGGTTTGATGACGGCTACGAGTGCGAGGTGGCGGGGAAGGATATCCTGCTGTGTGATCCCATCCCCCTGGAGACGGAGGTCACCGCTCTGCTGGAGGACGAGTACTTCAGCATAG gtgttgTTAGGGGCCATAAAACAGAGGGGCAGGAGCTGTTCTACAGTGTGGAGAAGGATGGACAGACGCAGTGGTACAACAGGACCGCCATCATCCTGTCTCTGGAGCAGGGAAACAAGCTGAGAGAGCAGCACAGCCTCGGGCCCTACGAGCCCTCCACTACCCTGAGCAAAGCCTCCGACATCAGCCTCG ATAACCTGGTGGAGGGGAAGAGGAGGCGCAGAGGAGGCCCCGAGGGTCAGAACACTCCCAACCGCAGCTCCTCCAGCAGCCCCCGAACCCCCGGCCCCTCTGGCAAGAGGAAGCTGATGGCCtccgaggacaacaggacgcCGGCCAAGAGAGGCCGCAGGGGCTCTGGGGTCAAAGCCG CTCAGCGGGCCGGGCTGTGTAACACCTCTGGCAGCGGCACAGACCTCCCCGCTCAGTCGTGTGACGTGGGGGATACTCACGGCCCGCTGCCCCAGAACACGACTCTCTTCATGGGCTTCGCCTTCATGCTGACGACCTCGTCTGAGATCGACCGGCTGACCAACAAGCACAGCAGCGATGACGAGGAAG ATTATGTGCAGACAGGTCCATATAACAAAGCATACACAGAGTCCCAGCTGCAGGCAGGTGGAGGCTTTGTCCTGCCAGACTTCAATGAAGAACAA TGTAAGGCAGCTTACCAGAGCCTGCTCATTGCAGACCAGCACTGTCGTACGAGGAAGTACTTGCTGTGTTTGGCCAGCGGCGTGCCGTGTGTGTCGCACATCTGGGTGCGAGACTGCTGCAAAGAGAACAAGCTGCTCAACTACAGGAACTATTTATTGCCTGCCGGTGTAGGACCAGACGAGACCATAGTAGAATG GCATCCACGCTGCAGCCCGTTCAAAGCTCTGCGGGTCCTTCTGGTGTTTGAGAAGCCAGTGGAGCTTTGGGCACAGCTGATAACCTTGGGTGGAGGTTCTTCTATTCGACAGTTCCAGACAGACAAAGATGGCTTAG ACATTCCAGCGGGCAAGTATGATGTTGTGGTGACAGACCGTGCCTGTCCGCCATTGGTAGAGAAAAACGTGACATCGCAGAAAGTCCCACTGGTGTCTCCTGAGTGGCTCATCCAGAGTGTTATCCGTGGGGAGCGCCTGGGTTTCCATAGCAAGCCTCAGTATCGCCACGACTACTCCTCCTCCACCGCCTCCTCATAA